One segment of Pseudomonas asgharzadehiana DNA contains the following:
- a CDS encoding ATP-binding protein translates to MPTEPVTERRRRFPVPRSLLGRMLLLTLLVVLFAQALSSVIWVSQLRATQLEGLVTSARSLAHSMTASVSYFRSLPVAYRPLVLDQLRSMGGTRFVVTLNDRPLEMQVLPETPRKQAVLVAVDEVLRQTLGADVVISVEFVSAEDLRIFNAGLKLDELPRSWAHYALTLEPVNPPVLVTQIQLAPGEWLYIASLLPEPYTSLEEQGLPSQQVWFIVLTSGFLLLFIGLLVHWQSRPLKRLARAARDMSLGADVEPVAEGGGSEVVEVGRAFNAMRERISRYLTERSQLFSAISHDLRTPITRLRLRVELLEDENLQTKFGRDLDELELLVKGALQCVKDTDIHENIQPVDLNHVLECLVEPYVAPNGNGRVTLDGYALAAYPGKPLALKRCIGNLIDNALKYGQNAHLHIEDDGAQFILHVDDEGPGVPEQRLEQVFEPHFRLAGQQQGYGLGLGIARNIAHSHGGEVSLQNLREGGLRVTLQLPRTLD, encoded by the coding sequence ATGCCCACTGAGCCTGTAACCGAACGCCGCCGCCGCTTCCCGGTGCCGCGCTCATTGCTGGGGCGCATGCTGCTGCTGACCTTGCTGGTGGTGCTGTTCGCCCAGGCTCTGTCCAGCGTGATCTGGGTGTCGCAGTTACGCGCGACCCAGCTCGAAGGCCTGGTCACCAGCGCCCGGAGCCTGGCGCATTCGATGACCGCCAGCGTGAGTTACTTCCGTTCGTTGCCGGTGGCCTATCGGCCGTTGGTCCTCGACCAATTGCGCAGCATGGGCGGCACCCGGTTCGTGGTGACGCTCAACGATCGCCCGCTGGAGATGCAGGTACTGCCCGAAACCCCGCGCAAACAAGCGGTGCTGGTCGCGGTCGATGAAGTACTGCGCCAGACCCTTGGTGCCGACGTGGTGATCTCAGTGGAGTTCGTCAGTGCCGAAGACCTGCGCATCTTCAATGCCGGCCTCAAGCTTGATGAGCTGCCGCGCTCCTGGGCTCATTACGCCTTGACGCTGGAGCCCGTGAACCCGCCGGTGCTGGTCACCCAGATTCAACTCGCCCCCGGCGAATGGCTGTACATCGCCTCGCTGTTGCCCGAGCCCTACACCAGCCTTGAGGAACAAGGCCTGCCGTCCCAGCAGGTGTGGTTTATCGTGCTGACCAGTGGTTTTCTGCTGTTATTCATCGGCCTGTTGGTGCACTGGCAGAGCCGCCCACTCAAGCGCCTGGCGCGGGCGGCGCGGGATATGTCGCTGGGCGCCGACGTGGAGCCGGTGGCCGAAGGCGGCGGCAGCGAAGTGGTGGAAGTGGGTCGTGCCTTCAACGCCATGCGCGAGCGCATCAGCCGTTACCTGACCGAGCGCAGCCAGTTATTCAGCGCGATTTCCCACGACCTGCGCACCCCGATCACCCGCCTGCGCCTGCGCGTAGAGCTGCTGGAAGACGAAAACCTGCAAACCAAATTTGGTCGCGATCTGGATGAATTGGAGCTGCTGGTGAAAGGCGCGTTGCAATGCGTCAAAGACACCGATATCCACGAGAACATCCAACCCGTCGACCTCAACCATGTGCTCGAATGCCTGGTGGAACCTTACGTCGCGCCGAACGGCAATGGTCGCGTGACCCTGGATGGCTACGCCCTGGCGGCCTACCCAGGCAAGCCACTGGCGCTCAAGCGCTGCATCGGCAACCTGATCGACAACGCGTTGAAGTACGGGCAGAACGCCCATTTGCATATCGAAGATGATGGCGCGCAGTTCATCCTGCACGTGGATGACGAAGGGCCCGGGGTGCCGGAACAGCGTTTGGAGCAGGTGTTCGAGCCCCACTTTCGTCTGGCCGGGCAGCAGCAGGGTTATGGGTTGGGCCTGGGGATCGCGCGCAATATTGCCCATAGCCATGGCGGGGAAGTGAGTTTGCAGAACCTTCGCGAAGGCGGGCTGAGGGTGACCCTTCAGCTCCCGCGAACGCTGGACTAA
- a CDS encoding response regulator: MSVISKSILLVDDDQEIRELLQTYLSRAGFQVRGVPDGAGFRQAMNEAPCDLVILDVMLPDEDGFSLCRWIRQHPRQAQVPIIMLTASSDEADRVIGLELGADDYIGKPFSPRELQARIKALLRRCQFGQERSSGGDVLVFDEWRLDMISHRLFHVDGEEVILSGADFALLKLFLDHPQEILDRDTIGNATRGRDLMPLDRIVDMAVSRLRQRLRDTEKPPRLIRTVRGSGYQLAASVVAGNAH, from the coding sequence GTGAGCGTAATCAGTAAATCGATTCTCCTCGTCGACGACGACCAGGAAATCCGCGAATTGCTGCAAACCTACCTCAGTCGCGCCGGTTTCCAGGTGCGGGGCGTACCGGATGGTGCGGGGTTCCGTCAGGCGATGAACGAGGCGCCGTGCGACTTGGTCATCCTCGATGTCATGCTGCCGGACGAAGACGGCTTCAGCCTTTGCCGCTGGATCCGCCAGCACCCGCGCCAGGCGCAGGTGCCGATCATCATGCTGACCGCCAGTTCCGATGAGGCCGACCGCGTGATCGGCCTGGAGCTGGGCGCCGACGATTACATCGGCAAGCCGTTCAGCCCCCGTGAGTTGCAGGCGCGGATCAAGGCCCTGTTGCGCCGCTGCCAGTTCGGTCAGGAGCGCAGCAGCGGCGGCGATGTGCTGGTGTTCGATGAATGGCGCCTGGACATGATCAGCCATCGGCTGTTTCACGTGGATGGCGAAGAGGTGATCCTTTCCGGTGCCGATTTTGCCTTGCTCAAATTGTTTCTCGACCACCCACAGGAAATCCTCGACCGCGACACCATCGGCAACGCCACCCGTGGCCGCGACCTGATGCCGCTGGACCGTATCGTCGACATGGCCGTGAGCCGCCTGCGCCAACGCCTGCGCGACACCGAAAAGCCGCCGCGGCTGATCCGCACCGTGCGTGGCAGCGGCTATCAACTGGCAGCCAGCGTGGTTGCCGGCAATGCCCACTGA
- a CDS encoding glucokinase: protein MKLALVGDIGGTNARFALWRDSALHSIRVHATVDYSSPEEAIKVYLQQEGLNIGDIGAVCLSVAGPVSGDEFKFTNNHWRLSKAAFCNTLQVEQLLLVNDFSAMALGMTRLQPDEYRVVCAGTPEPLRPAVVIGPGTGLGVGTLLDLGAGRYAALPGEGGHVDLPLSSPRETQLWQHIYNEIGHVSAETALSGGGLPRLYRAICAVDGHTPVLETPEAITAAGLAGDPIAMEVLDQFSIWLGRVAGNNVLTTGGRGGVYIVGGVIPRFADFFITSGFAKSFADKGCMSDYFNGIPVWLVTAPYSGLTGAGVALEQAFT, encoded by the coding sequence GTGAAGCTTGCGCTGGTCGGTGATATCGGGGGTACCAACGCCCGTTTTGCGTTGTGGCGGGATTCGGCACTGCATTCGATTCGTGTGCATGCCACGGTGGATTACTCCAGCCCTGAAGAAGCGATCAAGGTCTATTTGCAGCAAGAAGGCCTGAACATCGGCGATATCGGCGCAGTCTGCCTGTCGGTGGCCGGGCCGGTGAGCGGCGATGAATTCAAATTCACCAACAACCACTGGCGCCTGAGCAAGGCTGCGTTCTGCAACACGCTGCAGGTGGAGCAACTGCTGTTGGTGAATGATTTTTCGGCCATGGCCCTGGGCATGACCCGTTTGCAGCCCGACGAATACCGTGTGGTGTGCGCGGGCACGCCGGAGCCGTTGCGCCCGGCGGTGGTAATCGGCCCGGGTACTGGCCTGGGTGTCGGCACCTTGCTGGACCTCGGCGCAGGTCGTTACGCGGCGTTGCCGGGCGAGGGCGGCCATGTCGACCTGCCCCTGAGCAGCCCGCGGGAAACTCAGTTGTGGCAACACATTTACAACGAAATCGGCCACGTCAGCGCCGAAACCGCCTTGAGCGGCGGCGGGTTGCCGCGTCTGTACCGGGCGATCTGTGCGGTGGACGGCCACACGCCGGTGCTGGAAACGCCCGAAGCCATCACGGCGGCGGGTTTGGCCGGCGATCCGATCGCCATGGAAGTGTTGGACCAGTTCAGCATCTGGCTGGGCCGGGTTGCAGGCAATAACGTGTTGACCACCGGTGGGCGCGGTGGCGTGTACATCGTGGGCGGGGTGATACCGAGGTTTGCCGACTTCTTTATCACCAGCGGTTTCGCCAAAAGCTTCGCGGACAAAGGCTGCATGAGTGACTATTTCAACGGCATTCCGGTGTGGCTGGTGACAGCGCCGTATTCGGGGTTGACCGGGGCGGGTGTGGCGCTTGAGCAGGCTTTTACGTAG
- the edd gene encoding phosphogluconate dehydratase has product MHPRVLEVTERLIARSRATREAYLALIRGAASDGPMRGKLQCANFAHGVAGCGTEDKNSLRMMNAANVAIVSSYNDMLSAHQPYEHFPEQIKKALREVGSVGQFAGGTPAMCDGVTQGEPGMELSLLSREVIAMSTAVALSHNMFDAALMLGICDKIVPGLMMGALRYGHLPMIFVPGGPMPSGISNKQKADVRQRYAEGKATREELLESEMKSYHSPGTCTFYGTANTNQLLMEVMGLHLPGASFVNPYTPLRDALTREAAHQVTRLTKANGNFTPIGEIVDEKSIVNSIVALNATGGSTNHTLHMPAIAMSAGIILTWQDMADLSEVVPTLSHVYPNGKADINHFQAAGGMSFLIRELLEAGLLHEDVNTVAGKGLSRYIQEPFLVDGELVWRDGPIESLDETILRPVARAFSPEGGLRVMEGNLGRGVMKVSAVAPEHQVVEAPAVVFQDQQDLADAFKAGQLEKDFVAVMRFQGPRSNGMPELHKMTPFLGVLQDRGFKVALVTDGRMSGASGKIPAAIHVNPEAQSGGPLARVRDGDIIRVDGVTGTLELKVDAEEFAARTPATGLLGNNVGAGRELFAFMRLAASSAEQGASAFTSALETLK; this is encoded by the coding sequence ATGCATCCCCGCGTTCTTGAGGTCACCGAACGGCTTATCGCCCGCAGCCGCGCCACTCGCGAGGCTTACCTTGCGCTCATTCGCGGTGCCGCCAGCGACGGGCCGATGCGTGGCAAGCTGCAATGCGCCAACTTCGCCCACGGCGTGGCCGGTTGCGGCACCGAAGACAAAAACAGCCTGCGCATGATGAATGCCGCCAACGTGGCAATTGTTTCTTCATATAACGACATGCTTTCGGCGCATCAGCCGTACGAACATTTCCCGGAACAGATCAAGAAAGCCCTGCGCGAAGTCGGCTCGGTCGGCCAGTTCGCCGGCGGCACCCCGGCCATGTGCGACGGCGTGACCCAAGGCGAGCCAGGCATGGAACTGAGCCTGCTCAGCCGTGAAGTCATCGCCATGTCCACGGCGGTTGCGCTGTCCCACAACATGTTCGATGCCGCGCTGATGCTGGGCATCTGCGACAAGATCGTCCCCGGCCTGATGATGGGCGCGCTGCGCTACGGCCACTTGCCGATGATCTTCGTACCGGGCGGCCCGATGCCCTCAGGCATTTCCAACAAGCAGAAGGCCGACGTGCGCCAGCGCTACGCCGAAGGCAAGGCCACCCGCGAAGAGCTGCTGGAATCGGAGATGAAGTCCTACCACAGCCCCGGTACCTGCACCTTTTACGGCACCGCCAACACCAACCAATTGCTGATGGAAGTGATGGGCCTGCACCTGCCGGGCGCCTCGTTCGTCAACCCGTACACACCGCTGCGTGACGCCCTGACCCGCGAGGCCGCGCATCAGGTCACACGCCTGACCAAGGCCAACGGCAACTTCACGCCGATCGGCGAAATCGTCGACGAAAAATCCATCGTCAACTCCATCGTCGCCCTCAACGCCACCGGTGGTTCCACCAACCACACCTTGCACATGCCGGCCATCGCCATGTCGGCGGGCATTATCCTCACCTGGCAGGACATGGCCGACCTCTCCGAGGTGGTGCCGACCCTGTCCCACGTGTACCCGAACGGCAAGGCCGACATCAACCACTTCCAGGCGGCGGGGGGCATGTCGTTCCTGATCCGCGAGTTGCTTGAGGCCGGCCTGCTCCATGAAGACGTTAATACCGTCGCGGGCAAGGGCCTGAGCCGTTACATCCAGGAGCCGTTCCTGGTCGACGGTGAACTGGTCTGGCGCGACGGCCCCATCGAAAGTCTCGACGAAACCATCCTGCGCCCCGTGGCCCGCGCGTTCTCGCCCGAAGGCGGCCTGCGCGTGATGGAAGGCAACCTGGGGCGTGGCGTGATGAAAGTTTCCGCCGTGGCCCCTGAGCATCAGGTGGTTGAAGCACCGGCGGTGGTGTTCCAGGACCAGCAGGACCTGGCCGATGCGTTCAAGGCCGGCCAATTGGAAAAGGACTTTGTCGCGGTCATGCGCTTCCAGGGCCCGCGCTCCAATGGCATGCCGGAGCTGCACAAGATGACGCCGTTCCTCGGTGTGTTGCAGGACCGCGGTTTCAAAGTCGCGTTGGTGACAGACGGGCGTATGTCCGGCGCGTCGGGTAAGATCCCCGCCGCGATTCACGTCAACCCCGAAGCCCAGAGCGGCGGGCCGCTGGCGCGGGTGCGCGATGGCGATATCATTCGCGTGGATGGCGTGACAGGTACCTTGGAGCTTAAGGTAGACGCCGAAGAATTTGCAGCGCGCACGCCTGCCACGGGCCTGTTGGGCAATAACGTGGGCGCCGGTCGCGAGCTGTTTGCATTTATGCGCTTGGCCGCAAGCTCCGCAGAGCAGGGCGCCAGCGCCTTTACCTCTGCCTTGGAGACGCTTAAGTGA
- the gap gene encoding type I glyceraldehyde-3-phosphate dehydrogenase — translation MTLRIAINGFGRIGRNVLRALYTQGYRQDLQIVAINDLGDSSINAHLLKFDTVHGTFDAEVAHDQESLTVNGDRIAVSAIRNPADLPWAAHKIDVVFECTGLFTDRDKAAAHITAGARKVIISAPAKGADATVVYGVNHDILRQSHQIISNASCTTNCLAPVAQVLHRELGIESGLMTTIHAYTNDQNLTDVYHTDPYRARSATQNMIPSKTGAAEAVGLVLPELAGKLTGMAVRVPVINVSLVDLTVQLKKEATAEEVNALLKEASQHSKILGYNTLPLVSSDFNHNPLSSIFDANHTKVSGKLLKVLAWYDNEWGFSNRMLDNCLALCNAE, via the coding sequence ATGACTCTTCGTATCGCAATCAATGGTTTTGGCCGTATCGGCCGTAATGTCCTGCGCGCACTGTATACCCAAGGCTATCGCCAGGATTTGCAGATCGTCGCCATCAATGATCTGGGCGACAGCTCGATCAATGCCCACCTGCTTAAATTCGACACCGTGCACGGTACTTTCGACGCAGAGGTCGCCCACGATCAGGAAAGCCTGACCGTCAATGGTGACCGGATTGCCGTGAGTGCCATTCGCAACCCGGCCGACCTGCCATGGGCCGCACACAAGATCGACGTGGTATTTGAATGCACCGGTCTGTTCACCGACCGTGACAAGGCTGCCGCCCATATTACCGCCGGCGCACGCAAGGTGATCATCTCGGCACCGGCCAAGGGTGCGGACGCCACCGTGGTGTATGGCGTGAACCATGACATTCTGCGCCAGTCCCACCAGATCATCTCCAACGCCTCGTGCACTACCAACTGCCTGGCACCGGTCGCCCAGGTGCTTCATCGCGAGCTGGGTATCGAAAGCGGCTTGATGACCACCATCCATGCCTACACCAACGACCAGAACCTGACCGACGTCTACCACACCGACCCGTACCGTGCGCGTTCGGCCACCCAGAACATGATCCCGAGCAAGACCGGCGCCGCCGAAGCGGTGGGCCTGGTACTGCCGGAGCTGGCGGGCAAGCTGACCGGCATGGCCGTGCGTGTGCCGGTGATCAACGTGTCGCTGGTGGACCTCACCGTACAGTTGAAAAAAGAAGCCACCGCCGAAGAAGTCAACGCGCTGCTCAAGGAAGCCAGCCAGCACTCGAAAATCCTCGGCTACAACACCCTGCCGCTGGTTTCCAGCGACTTCAACCACAACCCGCTGTCGTCGATTTTTGACGCCAACCACACCAAGGTAAGCGGCAAGCTGCTCAAAGTGCTGGCCTGGTACGACAACGAATGGGGCTTCTCCAACCGCATGCTGGATAACTGCCTGGCACTGTGCAACGCCGAATAA
- a CDS encoding RNA polymerase sigma factor — MSQSRFNHVFLTQRVILLRTLQRMVNNHSTAEDLLQETYLRVTRALSERPIDHLEPFVYQTARNLALDHLRARRIQARTLQEDVPLDILQSVAAPISPPEDATQAEQLLEHLSVSLGQLSARQQQIFILSRLHGCSYQEIADQLNVSLSTVQKELKLIMAICVGVAERLDRP; from the coding sequence GTGAGCCAATCTCGCTTTAACCATGTCTTTCTCACCCAACGGGTGATTCTGCTACGCACCTTGCAGCGGATGGTGAATAACCACAGCACCGCCGAGGACCTGTTGCAGGAAACCTACCTGCGCGTCACCCGGGCCCTGAGCGAGCGGCCCATCGATCACCTCGAACCCTTCGTCTATCAAACCGCACGCAACCTGGCGCTGGATCACCTGCGCGCGCGTCGGATCCAGGCCCGTACGTTGCAGGAAGATGTACCGCTGGACATCCTACAAAGCGTTGCCGCCCCCATCAGCCCCCCCGAAGACGCCACCCAGGCCGAGCAGTTGCTGGAACACCTGAGCGTCAGCCTGGGCCAGTTAAGCGCGCGCCAGCAGCAGATCTTCATCCTCAGCCGCCTGCACGGTTGCAGCTACCAGGAGATTGCCGATCAGTTGAACGTGTCCTTGAGCACCGTGCAAAAAGAACTGAAATTGATCATGGCCATTTGCGTAGGTGTGGCCGAACGGCTGGATCGGCCTTAA